A region from the Aquila chrysaetos chrysaetos chromosome 15, bAquChr1.4, whole genome shotgun sequence genome encodes:
- the SLC35F6 gene encoding solute carrier family 35 member F6, producing MAWSRYQLGLAALMLLTGSINTLAAKWADNFSATGCGGTEEHGFQHPFLQAVGMFLGEFSCLGVFYLLVWRDRWRPEPSMAPSQPFSPLLFLPPALCDMTGTSIMYVALNMTSASSFQMLRGSVIIFTGLLSVAFLGRKLELSQWLGILVTIVGLVVVGLADLHSSHDQKHKLSEVITGDLLIIMAQVIVAIQMVLEEKFVYKHDVHPLRAVGTEGFFGFIILALLLVPMYYIPAGSFSGNPRRTLEDALDAFCQVGHRPLIALALLGNISSIAFFNFAGISVTKEISATTRMVLDSLRTLVIWAVSLAVGWETFHGLEILGFGVLLVGAALYNGLHRPLLARLPRHVEETSGVAEREGLLRGESTAINSES from the exons atGGCCTGGTCCCGGTACCAGCTGGGCCTGGCCGCCCTCATGCTGCTCACCGGCTCCATCAACACCCTGGCGGCCAA GTGGGCAGACAACTTCAGCGCAACCGGCTGCGGCGGGACGGAGGAGCATGGCTTCCAGCACCCCTTCCTGCAG GCCGTGGGCATGTTCCTGGGTGAATTTTCCTGCCTGGGAGTGTTTTACCTGCTGGTGTGGAGGGATCGGTGGAGGCCAGAGCCCAGCATGGCCCCGTCGCAGCCCTTCAGCCCGCTGCTCTTCTTGCCCCCTGCCCTCTGCGACATGACTGGGACCAGCATCATGTACGTGG CCTTGAACATGACCAGTGCCTCCAGTTTCCAGATGCTGCGAGGATCCGTCATCATCTTCACCGGGCTCCTCTCCGTGGCCTTCCTGGGCCGCAAGCTGGAGCTGAGCCAGTGGCTGGGCATCCTGGTCACCATCGTGGGGCTGGTGGTCGTGGGGCTGGCTGACCTGCACAGCTCCCACGACCAGAAACACAAGCTCAGCGAGGTGATAACTG GCGACTTGCTCATCATCATGGCGCAGGTCATCGTCGCCATCCAGATGGTGCTGGAGGAGAAGTTTGTCTACAAGCATGACGTGCACCCGCTGCGGGCCGTCGGCACCGAAG GTTTCTTCGGCTTCATCatcctggccctgctgctggtgCCCATGTACTACATCCCGGCGGGCAGCTTCAGCGGGAACCCTCGGCGGACGCTGGAAGACGCCCTCGACGCCTTCTGCCAGGTCGGCCACCGGCCCCTCATCgccctggccctgctgggtAACATCAGCAGCATCGCCTTCTTCAACTTCGCCGGCATCAGCGTCACCAAGGAGATCAGTGCCACCACCCGCATGGTGCTGGACAGCCTCCGCACCCTCGTCATTTGGGCCGTCAGCCTGGCCGTGGGCTGGGAGACCTTCCACGGCCTGGAGAtcttgggttttggggtgctgctggtgggtgCTGCTCTTTACAACGGCCTGCACCGACCCCTGCTCGCCCGCCTGCCCCGGCACGTGGAGGAGACCAGCGGGGTGGCCGAACGGGAGGGCTTGCTACGCGGGGAGAGCACGGCCATCAACAGTGAGAGCTGA